From Dermochelys coriacea isolate rDerCor1 chromosome 23, rDerCor1.pri.v4, whole genome shotgun sequence, one genomic window encodes:
- the PRSS16 gene encoding thymus-specific serine protease — protein MGRPVPWALGLLLSLLILAEAGRNFRLLRQQVLRAREVQAMQDTFSWRRLLRPAPWRAPREGTLRQPFDHFDRQEGRVFNQRFWINEEFWHRPAGPVFLYIGGESSLSQFAVLSGHHMEMARKYGALAVALEHRFYGASINPDGLQDASLRFLSSQQALADLAAFHLFVTQKYNLTRNNTWICFGGSYPGSLAAWFRVKFPHLVFAAVASSAPVRAQLDFTGYNQVVAASLSDPVVGGSAQCREAVGQAFSAVDQRLQAGRLAELEKDFRSCGPLMEPDDRGELVSNLADIFMGAVQYNNEGFQGGSVAKLCGIMNDTGLGSPYQKLIAVNNGFLERMALPCVDNSHQRTLAELRSTNLTLSGVGERQWYFQTCTEFGYYQTCEDATCPFSRLLTLSAQLDLCSQVFGIVPERVGEAVTFTNEYYGADHPKASRILFVNGNIDPWHALSVLKNQSRSELAILINGTSHCANMNPSNPSDPLSLVLAREWIDYHVGDWLRSARKEPSAP, from the exons ATGGGGCGGccggttccctgggccctgggtTTGCTCCTATCGCTGCTGATCCTAGCCGAAGCAG GGCGCAACTTCCGGCTGCTGAGGCAGCAGGTGCTGCGGGCACGCGAGGTGCAGGCCATGCAGGACACGTTCTCCTGGAGGCGGCTGCTGCGCCCGGCGCCCTGGCGCGCCCCCAGGGAGGGCACCCTGCGCCAGCCCTTCGACCACTTCGATCGGCAGGAGGGACGGGTCTTTAACCAG AGGTTCTGGATCAATGAGGAGTTCTGGCACCGCCCAGCCGGGCCCGTCTTCCTCTACATCGGGGGCGAGAGCTCCCTGTCGCAGTTCGCGGTGCTGTCGG GGCACCACATGGAGATGGCTCGGAAATACGGGGCGCTGGCCGTGGCCCTGGAGCACCGCTTCTACGGAGCCAGCATCAACCCCGATGGCCTGCAGGATGCCAGCCTCCGGTTCCTGTCCAGCCAGCAGGC CCTGGCTGACCTGGCCGCCTTCCACCTCTTCGTCACTCAGAAGTATAACCTGACACGGAACAACACCTGGATCTGCTTCGGGGGCTCCTACCCCGGCTCCCTCGCTGCCTGGTTCAGGGTCAAG TTCCCCCACCTAGTCTTTGCCGCTGTCGCGTCCTCCGCCCCGGTGCGGGCCCAGCTGGACTTCACCGGCTACAACCAG GTGGTGGCAGCGAGTCTGTCGGACCCGGTGGTGGGGGGTTCTGCCCAG TGTCGCGAGGCCGTGGGCCAGGCCTTCTCCGCCGTGGACCAGAGGCTGCAGGCCGGGCGGCTGGCCGAGCTGGAGAAAGACTTCCGCTCCTGCGGGCCCCTGATGGAGCCCGACGACCGCGGGGAGCTCGTCAGCAACCTGGCCGACATCTTCATGGGCGCCGTGCAGTACAACAACGAGGGATTCCAGGGCGGCAGCGTGGCCAAGCTCTGCGGCATCATGAACGACACAGGCCTGGGGTCCCCCTACCAGAAACTCATCGCTGTCAATAAC GGGTTCCTGGAGCGCATGGCGCTGCCCTGCGTGGACAACTCGCACCAACGCACCCTGGCCGAGCTGCGCAGCACCAACCTGACGCTCAGCGGCGTGGGCGAGCGGCAGTGGTACTTCCAGACCTGCACTGAGTTCGGATACT ACCAGACCTGCGAAGACGCCACCTGCCCCTTCTCCCGTCTCCTGACGCTGTCAGCCCAGCTCGACCTCTGCTCCCAGGTGTTCGGCATCGTGCCCGAGCGCGTGGGGGAGGCGGTGACCTTCACCAACGAGTACTACGGGGCCGACCACCCCAAGGCCAGCAGGATCCTCTTTGTGAATG GCAACATTGACCCCTGGCATGCCCTGAGCGTCCTGAAGAACCAGTCACGCTCGGAGCTGGCCATCCTCATCAATGGGACCTCCCACTGTGCCAACATGAACCCCTCCAATCCCTCGGACCCCCTGTCCCTCGTCTTGGCCCGTGAG TGGATCGACTACCATGTTGGCGACTGGTTGAGATCAGCAAGGAAGGAGCCTTCGGCCCCCTGA